A DNA window from Blastocatellia bacterium contains the following coding sequences:
- a CDS encoding SpoIID/LytB domain-containing protein gives MKGCWKSALAMLVVLAACPLPGFAQRKSEAAPDRRRDGKVLGDEQTFVAATFLRGSRGRGISQWNLQEQKTRPAHPRAANQDSDVFWRLKEAEGFSFASGVEAEWRPVRSQAHTAAARTIRIGLNPTQFSSMGEVLREFDTSTQQKHERITLTATGPFTVLELLSDPAAEADHLRVTRAASCEGASAPLVFGQAGEEFAFTATSDGISIISPQGEFFVPATTVLCVAPAPDAVVVVTSLRRRNLNRAGNPYEPPRYRGVLEIRHSQSFAGTETSASLPDGPGFQTGEPLLRLINVLDLEEYLQGVVTNEMPASFHPQALRAQAVAARTFALANIGRFADRGFDLDDSTLSQVYRGLLSEHPNGNAAVQDTRRLVVVRDGLLVPTFYSSSMGGHTESNEWIFNSPSDQLPGANPHPALRAIHDGDFPVPVDLMTDDGALIFYSQVWDHFDSPERSGNSRYRWVTNRSAAFIAERLLATYGISLGPITALVPLLRSPSGRIARLQIIGERGTFILQGWRALRDFFQLFNSPSAIVSRRESDGTMSFNLYGGGWGHNVGMSQYGAHGRGRSGQTFREILAAYYSGAEVVPIEPSPSIGASATSGLPMADLLAPRHVALWRMSGAQRR, from the coding sequence GTGAAGGGATGCTGGAAGTCAGCTCTGGCGATGCTCGTCGTGCTCGCCGCCTGTCCTCTACCGGGGTTCGCTCAGAGGAAATCCGAAGCGGCTCCGGATCGGAGGCGGGATGGGAAAGTCCTGGGTGACGAGCAGACGTTTGTTGCGGCGACATTTCTGCGCGGCAGCAGGGGGAGGGGAATTTCTCAATGGAATCTCCAGGAGCAGAAGACTCGACCGGCACACCCTCGTGCGGCAAATCAAGACTCGGATGTCTTCTGGCGACTGAAGGAGGCAGAGGGGTTTTCCTTCGCTTCAGGGGTTGAAGCGGAGTGGAGACCCGTCCGGAGTCAGGCGCATACAGCAGCCGCACGCACCATCCGCATCGGTTTGAACCCCACGCAATTTTCATCCATGGGAGAGGTCCTTCGGGAGTTCGATACAAGTACGCAGCAGAAGCATGAACGCATCACGCTCACGGCGACAGGCCCTTTCACCGTCCTGGAACTTCTATCCGATCCCGCGGCGGAAGCGGATCATCTCCGGGTCACGAGAGCGGCTTCGTGTGAGGGCGCTTCCGCTCCCCTGGTCTTCGGTCAGGCGGGAGAGGAATTCGCCTTCACGGCGACTTCCGATGGAATCAGCATCATCAGTCCGCAGGGAGAATTCTTCGTCCCAGCGACAACGGTGCTATGCGTGGCGCCTGCCCCCGACGCCGTCGTTGTGGTCACGAGCCTGCGCCGTCGAAATCTCAATCGGGCGGGAAATCCCTATGAACCGCCGCGCTATCGGGGCGTGCTGGAGATTCGTCATAGCCAGAGCTTCGCCGGAACAGAAACGTCCGCCTCGTTGCCGGATGGGCCGGGTTTTCAAACCGGGGAGCCATTGCTCCGGCTCATCAATGTGCTTGATCTGGAGGAGTATCTCCAGGGTGTCGTTACGAACGAAATGCCGGCATCTTTTCATCCACAGGCGTTGCGAGCACAAGCGGTGGCCGCGCGGACATTTGCTCTGGCCAACATCGGTCGCTTTGCCGACCGGGGGTTCGATCTCGACGATTCGACTCTCTCGCAGGTCTATCGTGGCCTCCTCTCCGAACATCCCAACGGTAATGCCGCGGTTCAGGACACGCGCCGGCTGGTCGTCGTTCGAGATGGACTCCTTGTGCCCACGTTCTATTCGTCTTCGATGGGCGGGCATACGGAGAGTAACGAATGGATCTTTAACTCGCCTTCCGATCAGCTTCCCGGAGCGAATCCACATCCGGCCCTGCGCGCCATTCACGACGGGGATTTTCCTGTGCCGGTGGATCTCATGACCGATGATGGAGCGCTGATCTTTTACAGTCAGGTGTGGGATCACTTCGACAGTCCGGAACGAAGTGGAAATTCGCGCTACCGGTGGGTGACCAATCGTTCCGCTGCGTTCATCGCCGAGCGGTTGCTCGCCACATACGGCATCTCGCTTGGTCCGATCACGGCCCTCGTTCCACTGCTCCGGAGTCCGTCGGGGCGCATCGCCCGACTACAGATCATCGGCGAGCGCGGGACGTTCATTTTGCAGGGCTGGAGAGCACTGAGGGATTTCTTCCAGCTCTTCAACAGTCCGAGCGCCATCGTTTCGCGGAGAGAGTCCGACGGGACGATGAGTTTCAATCTCTACGGGGGCGGCTGGGGTCACAACGTCGGTATGAGCCAGTACGGCGCGCATGGTCGGGGTCGCAGCGGCCAAACGTTCCGCGAGATTCTCGCTGCTTATTACTCCGGCGCAGAGGTCGTCCCCATTGAACCCTCACCATCCATTGGAGCGTCGGCGACCTCCGGTCTGCCAATGGCTGATCTGCTCGCCCCTCGCCATGTCGCATTGTGGCGGATGTCAGGCGCTCAGAGGAGATGA
- a CDS encoding response regulator transcription factor yields the protein MRVLIVDDSAVVRERVTTLLSEVESVEVVGHAETVREARTSVETLHPDVVILDIRLMDGSGIDVLTYIKQHRPELKVIMLTNYPYPQYRKKCLEAGAEFFFDKSREFDQIAAVVRSWARRSSPKA from the coding sequence ATGAGAGTTCTAATCGTAGACGATTCTGCTGTTGTTCGAGAGCGCGTGACAACCTTGCTCTCGGAAGTTGAGAGTGTGGAAGTCGTCGGTCATGCGGAAACGGTGCGCGAGGCGAGGACCTCGGTTGAGACACTGCATCCCGATGTCGTCATTCTGGATATTCGATTAATGGATGGCAGCGGGATTGATGTCCTGACCTATATCAAGCAGCACCGGCCTGAGCTGAAAGTCATCATGCTGACCAACTATCCCTATCCGCAGTATCGCAAGAAGTGTCTGGAGGCGGGTGCCGAGTTTTTCTTCGATAAGTCTAGGGAGTTTGATCAGATTGCCGCTGTCGTTCGCTCCTGGGCGAGAAGATCATCGCCGAAAGCGTGA
- a CDS encoding glycosyltransferase family 2 protein has translation MWRNKTVSVILPTYNERESIRQSIREFFATGFVDEIIVVNNNAAPGTSEEIAGTGAREVVEKRQGYGYAIRRGLEEASGDLIIIAEPDGTFMGNDALKLLAYSDDFEVVFGTRTTSMLIWEGANMGWFLKWGNYIVAKMMEFLFNTTALTDVGCTMRLIHRPALRKIQDQFSVGGSHFGVEMMCLVITNGLRFIEVPLNYRPRVGLSSVTGSKWKAFCLGWRMIFFILAHRLRTLGRAKKPPRPRAESSFTQADLSGER, from the coding sequence ATGTGGCGGAATAAGACAGTCTCGGTCATTCTTCCGACTTACAACGAGCGGGAATCAATTCGACAATCCATCCGCGAATTTTTCGCCACGGGATTCGTTGATGAGATCATCGTGGTCAATAACAATGCCGCTCCGGGCACGTCGGAAGAGATCGCGGGTACTGGCGCCCGTGAGGTCGTGGAGAAGCGACAGGGCTACGGCTATGCCATCCGGAGGGGCCTCGAAGAAGCCAGCGGCGATTTGATCATCATCGCCGAACCCGACGGCACCTTCATGGGCAACGATGCGTTGAAGCTGCTGGCCTACTCCGACGATTTCGAGGTCGTCTTTGGCACGCGCACCACCAGTATGCTCATCTGGGAAGGAGCCAACATGGGCTGGTTCCTCAAGTGGGGGAATTACATCGTCGCCAAGATGATGGAATTTCTCTTCAACACGACGGCCCTGACCGACGTCGGCTGCACCATGCGACTGATTCATCGTCCTGCGCTTCGGAAGATTCAAGATCAGTTCTCCGTGGGGGGATCGCATTTCGGCGTGGAGATGATGTGTCTGGTGATCACCAACGGACTGCGCTTCATCGAGGTGCCCCTGAACTACCGTCCCCGCGTCGGCCTGTCCTCGGTCACGGGCAGCAAGTGGAAAGCTTTCTGCCTCGGTTGGCGCATGATCTTCTTTATCCTCGCTCATCGCCTGCGAACCTTGGGGAGGGCGAAGAAGCCACCTCGTCCGAGAGCCGAAAGCTCGTTCACCCAGGCTGATCTGTCAGGAGAACGCTGA
- a CDS encoding HEAT repeat domain-containing protein, giving the protein MTTGGGTILIVDHSPARQRMIALALHRLRHVQIIGRRSVAEAIQWLARHSVSLVISDVFLPPVTGIDLLRWMGVRGRYRTTPVVIVTAWNDEALRAEALAAGASDYLTTPIRPDHLYECVGELLRKAAASRSKAKPDTVGDGDWPEGECWAGRGRTEQLSRLVTLRTSASSGVTGRPDAVSVAPSCGQSLSLRIQQEPNGNGSHPFPSMGLDSLSEEFWTTRRDLVQGWLSQSDPDQAARWMSRLRAEPGNLTMASTLVDFLAMTVEDVLDPILALLKNPDPRLRLFAAVILGERYDERAIPALIEATADPDPNVRFHAIEALGALRAEEAIDTLVMQALSSSFFIASAALDALRQIGHSDVAQKLVPLLDDEWLSLLAIETLGDIATVEDAAPLVEQLNRKAPPIGAVIRVLAALARRHPEGSAERTKLGRMIGSLLTDEGRENLRRAAADVSGDDAEALALVLAGVDEEWADRALVHLLRSDRGRERALDALVHRGHRVTPLLMDEFWRCDAKTKRAVAIALGRIGDPRAIPVLVRALVEVPEMASFAAQGLARLCDQRGLDELIHMLGHSDGNVRQAVISALASLHYPARAESLQGLLAHPYGRVREAAVRILGEGDQPDVVRALLERCYDEDEQVRAAALERLGTIEGACVVPTLVQALRNETPRGREAAARALGRVYGVEAVAALATALTDGDPWVRKAAAEALAQHGAQEVVEDLVHLARADPDGEVRRAAVEALGRIGGERVLTELSNLAGDGDERIAQATLAAMSRVSHPRAIWSLLTALATTDVERRKNVVRLLGDRGGALSIAALHWTASHDSDPGVVRTAIDALAHLATPQAVAALIELAADETRRPVCVTALARVGSPMVPEIVRGLNHAIPRVRCAVVEALAQFDGEAVTEALVTALRDEDPSVRRAALTALAQKGLRSVRPHIVMLARTDADPSVRRAARDLLKQEGGASRPIAQ; this is encoded by the coding sequence ATGACGACCGGAGGAGGAACGATTCTCATCGTTGATCATTCGCCCGCGCGACAGCGGATGATCGCCTTGGCGCTCCATCGCTTGCGTCATGTGCAGATCATCGGCAGAAGGAGCGTGGCGGAGGCCATCCAGTGGTTGGCGCGGCATTCGGTCTCTCTTGTGATCAGCGATGTCTTTCTTCCGCCGGTGACCGGGATTGATTTGCTTCGCTGGATGGGTGTACGGGGCCGCTATCGAACGACGCCCGTTGTGATCGTCACGGCCTGGAACGACGAGGCCCTCCGGGCGGAAGCCCTGGCGGCAGGCGCATCCGACTATCTGACCACGCCAATTCGTCCGGATCACCTCTACGAATGTGTCGGCGAACTGTTGCGGAAGGCCGCCGCTTCACGATCAAAGGCAAAACCCGATACGGTGGGCGACGGAGATTGGCCGGAAGGGGAATGTTGGGCCGGGAGGGGTCGAACAGAGCAACTATCACGGTTGGTCACGCTGAGAACATCGGCTTCATCCGGAGTGACGGGCCGACCGGATGCCGTTTCTGTCGCTCCCTCCTGCGGACAGAGTCTCAGCCTCCGGATTCAGCAAGAGCCGAACGGAAACGGGTCCCATCCCTTTCCCTCAATGGGGCTTGACTCTCTGAGCGAGGAGTTCTGGACGACACGTCGGGATCTTGTCCAGGGATGGTTGTCACAGTCCGATCCCGATCAGGCAGCGCGGTGGATGTCCCGGCTACGTGCCGAGCCCGGCAATCTCACGATGGCGAGCACACTGGTTGATTTCCTCGCCATGACCGTCGAGGATGTGCTCGATCCGATCCTGGCGCTGCTAAAGAATCCCGATCCGAGGCTGCGTTTGTTCGCGGCGGTGATTCTCGGCGAGCGATATGATGAGCGAGCAATCCCGGCTCTAATAGAAGCGACGGCCGATCCCGATCCGAATGTCCGGTTTCATGCCATTGAAGCGTTAGGCGCGCTTCGGGCGGAGGAAGCCATTGACACACTGGTAATGCAGGCTCTGTCGTCATCATTCTTTATTGCGTCGGCAGCACTGGATGCCCTTCGACAGATCGGTCACAGCGACGTTGCACAAAAGCTCGTCCCGCTTCTTGACGACGAGTGGCTCAGTCTTTTGGCCATTGAAACATTGGGTGACATCGCCACCGTTGAAGATGCTGCTCCGTTAGTAGAGCAACTCAATCGCAAGGCTCCTCCGATCGGAGCTGTTATTCGGGTGCTTGCGGCTCTGGCAAGGCGTCATCCTGAAGGCAGTGCCGAGCGAACGAAGCTCGGTCGTATGATTGGCTCACTCCTCACCGATGAGGGGCGGGAGAATCTCCGGCGGGCTGCCGCCGATGTATCGGGGGACGACGCCGAGGCTCTGGCGCTGGTTTTGGCCGGGGTGGATGAGGAATGGGCGGATCGCGCCCTGGTGCATCTGCTGCGCTCCGACCGTGGGCGAGAACGGGCACTGGATGCGCTGGTTCATCGCGGTCACCGCGTGACACCGCTGCTGATGGACGAGTTCTGGCGATGCGACGCGAAGACCAAACGCGCGGTCGCTATCGCCCTGGGACGGATCGGTGATCCCCGAGCCATTCCGGTTCTCGTACGCGCGCTGGTGGAAGTGCCGGAGATGGCTTCATTTGCTGCTCAGGGACTGGCTCGCCTCTGCGATCAACGGGGACTGGATGAGTTGATCCACATGCTTGGCCATAGTGATGGGAATGTGCGCCAGGCCGTGATCTCCGCATTAGCCTCGCTCCATTATCCAGCGAGGGCGGAATCTCTTCAGGGATTGCTCGCTCACCCCTACGGGCGAGTGCGAGAGGCTGCGGTCCGTATCCTGGGCGAGGGAGACCAGCCTGATGTCGTCCGAGCGCTTCTGGAGCGATGTTACGACGAAGATGAGCAGGTACGAGCGGCGGCTCTGGAACGTCTCGGTACAATAGAAGGGGCCTGTGTCGTCCCAACCTTAGTGCAGGCTCTGCGGAACGAAACCCCGCGCGGTCGAGAGGCCGCCGCGCGAGCATTGGGCCGGGTGTATGGCGTTGAGGCTGTTGCCGCGTTAGCAACGGCTCTCACCGATGGCGATCCCTGGGTTCGGAAGGCAGCAGCCGAGGCGCTAGCACAGCACGGAGCCCAGGAAGTGGTGGAGGATCTCGTGCACCTGGCCCGTGCCGACCCCGACGGTGAAGTCCGACGCGCGGCCGTTGAGGCACTCGGTCGGATCGGTGGGGAGCGGGTGCTCACCGAGTTGTCAAACCTCGCCGGAGACGGGGACGAACGCATTGCCCAGGCCACCCTTGCGGCCATGTCCCGAGTCAGCCATCCTCGGGCGATATGGTCGCTTTTGACGGCCCTGGCCACGACCGATGTCGAGCGGCGAAAGAACGTCGTTCGCCTTCTGGGAGATCGTGGCGGGGCGCTCAGCATAGCAGCGCTCCACTGGACGGCCTCCCACGATTCCGATCCTGGCGTGGTCCGGACGGCCATAGATGCCCTGGCGCACCTGGCAACTCCTCAGGCGGTCGCCGCTTTGATCGAACTTGCAGCCGATGAGACCCGTCGCCCGGTCTGTGTTACTGCTCTGGCGCGGGTGGGCTCGCCGATGGTGCCGGAGATCGTGCGCGGACTCAACCACGCCATCCCACGCGTGCGGTGCGCTGTCGTCGAGGCACTGGCCCAATTTGACGGCGAGGCTGTCACCGAAGCCCTGGTCACTGCTCTCAGGGATGAGGACCCCTCGGTGCGGAGAGCTGCTCTCACCGCCCTGGCTCAGAAGGGGCTCCGGTCGGTTCGACCTCACATTGTGATGCTCGCCCGGACGGATGCTGATCCCAGCGTCCGACGAGCTGCCCGGGACTTGTTGAAGCAGGAGGGTGGAGCATCAAGGCCGATCGCCCAGTGA
- a CDS encoding PAS domain S-box protein has product MDGRQMTQSDRQTYSCPHGWTAEESFRRLVELSPDVIFTLSATDGTIMSLSPAFERLTGLSRGEWIGQHFAGLIHPDDLPLARETFERVVRGESVPPIELRFRTHSGDWRIGEVISQPWSEQGKVVGVFGFARDITERRATEAALRRSEEQLRLLVEGIKDHAVFMLDASGRIVSWNAGGQRVLGYREEEILGRHFSCLYCSEDVLGGIPERHLHQAETTGQTQDEGWRVRREGVRFWAEAVIFAIRHDGELRGFACVIRDITARKQTSEAVRATQQWLQHLLSSSPAVIYSSQAGGDYRTHFVSENVIAQLGYHPWEFLNDSRFWKNLIHPDDIARVIHERERLKETGHQILEYRVRHRSGCYRWLRDELRLVRDAEGVPVEIVGCWIDITERKEAEEQLERSLEQLRALSARLQSVREEERTRIAREIHDELGQAMTGLKMDLAWLARQLPADPPSLRQKVASMSHLVDETIQVVRRISTELRPGVLDDLGLLAALEWQAQEFQTRTGIRCRLTTNVEELELDADRSTALFRIFQETLTNVARHAQATEVTVRFDVCDDHLILEVKDNGVGISAQALTDSRSLGLLGMRERALVFGGSLDVRGEPERGTTVTVRIPLTDGA; this is encoded by the coding sequence GTGGACGGCAGGCAGATGACCCAGTCCGATCGGCAAACATATTCCTGCCCGCACGGATGGACGGCGGAGGAGAGCTTTCGGAGGCTCGTCGAACTCTCACCGGATGTGATCTTCACTCTCTCCGCCACCGATGGGACGATCATGTCTTTGAGTCCGGCATTTGAGCGGTTGACGGGATTGTCGCGGGGGGAGTGGATTGGTCAGCACTTCGCCGGTCTCATTCACCCCGATGATCTCCCGCTGGCCAGGGAGACATTCGAGCGGGTCGTGCGAGGCGAGAGCGTGCCTCCAATTGAACTCCGATTCCGGACTCACTCAGGGGACTGGCGCATCGGCGAGGTCATCAGCCAGCCCTGGTCGGAGCAGGGGAAAGTGGTCGGGGTGTTTGGCTTTGCGCGAGACATTACCGAACGGCGAGCTACTGAAGCTGCCTTGCGGCGGAGCGAAGAGCAACTTCGGCTTCTCGTCGAGGGCATTAAGGATCACGCTGTCTTCATGCTCGATGCCTCAGGACGTATCGTTAGCTGGAATGCCGGGGGCCAGCGGGTACTCGGCTACCGGGAGGAGGAAATTCTCGGGCGTCATTTCTCATGCCTCTACTGTAGTGAGGATGTTCTCGGCGGGATACCGGAGCGCCATCTCCATCAGGCGGAGACTACCGGCCAAACTCAGGATGAGGGCTGGCGCGTGCGCAGGGAGGGGGTGCGGTTCTGGGCTGAAGCGGTGATCTTTGCCATTCGCCACGACGGTGAGCTGCGCGGTTTCGCCTGTGTGATCCGTGACATCACGGCCCGTAAGCAAACAAGCGAAGCGGTTCGGGCCACGCAACAGTGGCTTCAGCATCTGCTGTCGTCGAGTCCTGCCGTCATCTACAGCAGTCAGGCGGGGGGCGATTATCGCACCCATTTCGTCAGCGAAAATGTCATCGCTCAATTGGGCTATCATCCCTGGGAATTTCTCAATGATTCCCGATTCTGGAAGAACCTCATCCACCCGGATGACATCGCGCGTGTGATCCACGAGCGCGAGCGACTGAAGGAGACGGGCCATCAGATTCTGGAATATCGTGTCCGCCACCGCAGCGGTTGTTACCGGTGGTTGCGCGATGAGCTTCGGCTCGTGCGGGATGCCGAGGGCGTTCCCGTGGAGATCGTCGGCTGCTGGATTGATATTACCGAGCGGAAAGAGGCCGAGGAGCAGCTCGAACGGTCGCTCGAGCAATTGCGGGCGTTGTCGGCCCGACTGCAATCGGTGCGCGAAGAAGAGCGCACGCGCATCGCTCGGGAGATTCACGACGAGCTGGGTCAGGCCATGACCGGATTGAAGATGGACCTGGCCTGGCTTGCCCGTCAGTTACCGGCGGATCCCCCATCGCTCCGCCAGAAGGTGGCATCCATGTCCCATCTGGTTGACGAAACGATTCAGGTCGTCCGTCGGATCTCCACCGAACTCAGACCGGGTGTGCTCGATGATCTGGGCCTTCTGGCGGCGCTCGAATGGCAGGCGCAGGAATTCCAAACCCGAACCGGCATTCGCTGTCGCCTGACCACAAACGTGGAGGAGCTGGAGCTTGATGCTGATCGCTCCACCGCCCTGTTCCGTATTTTCCAGGAGACACTCACCAACGTTGCCCGTCACGCCCAGGCCACGGAGGTCACCGTCCGCTTCGATGTCTGCGATGACCACCTGATCCTTGAGGTCAAGGATAACGGCGTCGGAATTTCCGCCCAGGCGCTGACGGATTCACGCTCGCTCGGGTTGCTGGGCATGCGTGAACGCGCACTGGTGTTCGGCGGGTCTCTCGACGTTCGTGGAGAACCGGAGCGCGGAACGACGGTCACCGTGAGGATCCCCTTGACGGACGGAGCCTGA
- a CDS encoding response regulator transcription factor, protein MIRVLIADDHPIVRQGLKQILSHEPGLSVCGEAQTSQEVLDLVRKQSWDIVILDISMPGRGGLDVLKEIKRERPKLPVLILSMHPEDQYAIRALRAGAAGYLTKESAPEELVAAVRKILRGGKYISPTLAERLALEIEAPTEKPPHELLSDREYQVLVMIASGKTVSQIADELSLSVKTISTYRARLLEKMKMKTNAELTHYAIENKLV, encoded by the coding sequence ATGATTCGAGTTCTCATCGCCGATGATCATCCGATTGTGCGTCAGGGACTCAAGCAGATTCTGTCCCATGAACCGGGACTCAGCGTCTGCGGCGAAGCTCAAACGTCCCAGGAGGTCCTCGACCTTGTCCGCAAGCAGTCGTGGGATATCGTCATCCTCGACATCAGCATGCCCGGACGTGGCGGCCTCGATGTGCTCAAGGAAATCAAACGCGAACGACCGAAACTCCCCGTCCTCATCCTCAGCATGCATCCCGAAGATCAATACGCGATCCGGGCGCTGCGAGCGGGAGCTGCCGGGTATCTGACCAAGGAGAGTGCTCCCGAAGAATTGGTCGCGGCTGTTCGTAAAATTCTTCGCGGCGGCAAGTATATCAGTCCGACGCTGGCCGAACGGCTGGCCCTGGAGATCGAAGCGCCCACCGAAAAGCCACCCCATGAACTGCTTTCGGATCGCGAGTATCAAGTCCTGGTGATGATCGCCTCGGGCAAAACCGTCAGCCAGATCGCTGATGAGCTGTCGCTCAGCGTCAAAACCATCAGTACCTACCGCGCCCGCCTGCTGGAAAAAATGAAGATGAAGACCAACGCCGAACTGACCCATTACGCCATCGAGAACAAGCTCGTCTAG
- a CDS encoding Uma2 family endonuclease: MINSAFVSVETFTSEEFERLMAELPPSDPNTYELIRGRILMTPPPGWPHGLYESRVVTALTAFVQTRNLGLVFGSSQGFRLTEEDTVAPDVAFVSHERWVAGPPPVMGKHLQVIPDLVVEILSPTTIKRDLEEKKDLYARCGVKEYWVFDPAGPSMRVWALEEGEYVEIGSAHGTGRVESRLLPGFSLALEEIVPAA, translated from the coding sequence ATGATTAACTCGGCGTTTGTGTCGGTAGAGACCTTCACCTCCGAGGAGTTCGAGCGGCTCATGGCGGAGCTTCCGCCGAGCGACCCAAACACCTACGAACTCATCCGCGGGAGGATTCTTATGACCCCACCTCCAGGTTGGCCGCATGGACTCTACGAATCACGAGTTGTTACTGCACTCACCGCATTTGTACAGACGAGAAACCTTGGACTCGTCTTCGGTTCAAGTCAGGGTTTTCGCCTGACGGAAGAGGACACGGTGGCCCCTGATGTCGCGTTCGTATCGCATGAGCGATGGGTGGCCGGCCCGCCTCCGGTCATGGGCAAGCATCTGCAGGTGATTCCCGACCTGGTGGTGGAAATTCTCTCTCCGACAACGATCAAACGGGACCTGGAAGAGAAGAAAGACCTCTATGCCCGGTGTGGGGTGAAGGAATATTGGGTGTTCGATCCGGCGGGACCGAGCATGAGGGTGTGGGCATTGGAGGAAGGAGAGTATGTGGAGATAGGATCCGCGCATGGAACCGGTCGCGTTGAGTCGCGCCTTCTGCCGGGATTTTCTCTCGCTTTGGAAGAGATCGTTCCCGCCGCCTGA